In Pyricularia oryzae 70-15 chromosome 2, whole genome shotgun sequence, one genomic interval encodes:
- a CDS encoding copper radical oxidase — MTLLSLVFLASLSNAAIIPRLPPPEVLPAGWDYMGCYVDIGRSLGAAATSSGLMTAEACINFCTSKGMQFAGTEYHNECYCDSSLPSAATLVADSECSTACSGDATQSCGGPSRLTVYHSAQPVGPQPNPGVNGFNHIGCYTEGTTSRALPVAGDVPSAEVTAATCTASCLAKGFKLAGVEYGGECYCGNSLSAGSVPAAGGCNTLCNGNSSEICGGPNRLNLYNWHENELPTASVPPTPSTTTSAATGPGSTAPPPPVVSDLPEGFEYHGCWIDGPNGRALPDYQAPDSQTLTQESCAQICSQRGYTISGSEYSTQCFCANAIYNGGSKTTEAECSMPCSGNPAQKCGAGNRLTIFSRGEPQVFLPPAPQTGGLGSWTYQGCYQDNLNDKRTFYWQLSFPNVMTPKMCLDRCAKYGYMAAGLEYGNECYCGDPQNVVTAGVATPRPSTECNVPCDGNRTAICGGGSRLSTYFWTGTLFYSWTFPQTPATAGRYDLLIDAPTIALMTQESITGKVTFLSKWGTGPGSETGAYELDVSMIPTNPAGAWRTLHVKTDIFCSAGVILPDRGARQLNVGGWSGESTEGLRLYWPDGAPGTPGVRDFQENVQELSLQKGRWYPTAMVMANGSVMVIGGQVGSNGAAVPSIEVLPHAPGSAPLYMDWLDRTNPDNLYPFVAVLPGGGILVTYYNEARILDEVTFNTIKQLPKIPGAVNNDLAGRTYPLEGASVLLPQKAPYTAPLGILVCGGSSNGAANALDNCVSIYPEAANPEWVIERMPSFRVMPCMASLPDGTYFIGNGALHGVAGFGLGVGPNLNSLLYDPEKPVGSRITVAANTTIARMYHSEALTLLDGRVLISGSDPEDGVNPQEYRTETYTPPYLLSGKPRPSFTIVNKDWGYGANVAFSLGSAARNGAITVTLLGAVSSTHGNSMGARTLMPAVTCTGTSCTVQAPPNAHVCPPGWYQFFVLDGGIPAVGVYVRIGGDPAGLGNWPPGNTFTKPGVGPV; from the exons ATGACCTTGTTATCCCTCGTTTTTCTG GCATCGCTCAGCAATGCGGCAATCATTCCAAGATTGCCCCCGCCGGAAGTCTTGCCCGCCGGCTGGGATTATATGGGCTGCTACGT TGACATTGGCCGCTCCCTAGGAGCTGCAGCCACATCATCAGGCTTAATGACTGCCGAAGCTTGTATAAACTTCTGCACCTCCAAAGGAATGCAGTTCGCAGGGACTGAGTACCACAATGAATGCT ATTGCGATAGTTCTTTGCCCTCGGCGGCCACCCTCGTCGCGGACTCTGAGTGCAGTACTGCTTGCTCGGGCGATGCAACCCAGAGCTGCGGTGGACCGAGCAGGTTGACTGTTTACCACAGCGCTCAGCCAGTGGGTCCGCAGCCAAACCCTGGAGTCAACGGCTTCAACCATATCGGTTGTTATAC CGAGGGCACCACTTCCCGCGCTTTACCTGTGGCCGGGGATGTCCCCAGTGCTGAGGTGACAGCGGCTACATGCACGGCTTCCTGCCTAGCTAAGGGCTTCAAACTAGCCGGCGTTGAGTACGGTGGAGAGTGCT ACTGCGGCAATAGCCTCTCTGCTGGGTCTGTACCCGCTGCGGGCGGCTGCAACACACTTTGCAATGGCAACAGCAGCGAAATATGTGGAGGACCTAATAGGCTTAACCTCTACAACTGGCACGAAAACGAACTACCGACTGCAAGTGTGCCGCCCACTCCGAGCACCACAACATCGGCCGCCACAGGCCCAGGCTCAACAGCACCCCCACCACCCGTTGTTTCTGACCTCCCAGAAGGATTTGAGTATCATGGGTGCTGGATTGACGGGCCCAATGGCCGAGCTCTGCCCGACTACCAGGCTCCGGACTCCCAGACTCTTACACAGGAATCATGTGCTCAAATATGTAGTCAGCGCGGCTACACAATCTCTGGGTCTGAATATTCCACCCAGTGCTTTTGTGCAAACGCGATATACAATGGAGGATCCAAAACGACTGAAGCAGAATGCTCCATGCCCTGTAGTGGCAACCCGGCGCAGAAGTGCGGCGCCGGAAACAGGCTAACCATATTCTCGAGGGGCGAGCCGCAAGTGTTCCTCCCGCCGGCACCCCAGACAGGAGGCCTGGGCAGCTGGACCTACCAGGGGTGCTACCAAGACAACCTGAACGACAAGCGGACCTTCTACTGGCAGCTGTCATTCCCCAACGTCATGACACCCAAGATGTGCCTGGATCGCTGTGCCAAGTACGGCTACATGGCGGCAGGTCTCGAGTATGGCAACGAGTGCTACTGCGGAGATCCCCAAAACGTCGTCACGGCTGGGGTTGCCACGCCGAGACCTAGCACGGAGTGTAACGTGCCGTGTGATGGGAACCGTACCGCGATTTGTGGAGGAGGCAGCAGGCTGAGCACATACTTCTGGACCGGTACCCTATTCTACTCGTGGACGTTCCCCCAAACCCCAGCTACAGCAGGCCGCTACGACCTTCTCATTGACGCCCCGACGATCGCGCTGATGACACAGGAGTCCATAACCGGCAAAGTGACCTTCCTCTCCAAATGGGGCACTGGCCCGGGCAGCGAGACAGGTGCGTACGAGCTTGACGTCTCGATGATCCCGACCAATCCCGCTGGAGCGTGGAGAACCCTCCATGTGAAGACAGACATCTTCTGCAGTGCTGGCGTGATCCTGCCAGACAGAGGAGCCCGTCAGCTCAACGTAGGAGGTTGGTCAGGCGAGTCGACCGAGGGCTTGAGACTGTACTGGCCCGACGGAGCACCCGGAACACCGGGTGTACGCGACTTCCAGGAGAATGTTCAGGAGCTGAGCCTCCAAAAGGGTCGGTGGTACCCGACCGCAATGGTCATGGCGAATGGCTCTGTGATGGTCATTGGTGGCCAGGTTGGCTCCAACGGCGCGGCGGTTCCTTCGATTGAGGTTTTGCCACATGCGCCGGGGAGTGCGCCCCTTTATATGGACTGGCTTGACCGCACAAACCCGGACAACCT ATATCCATTCGTTGCCGTCCTACCTGGAGGAGGTATCCTGGTGACCTACTACAACGAGGCACGCATTCTAGACGAGGTTACTTTCAACACGATCAAGCAACTCCCCAAAATTCCGGGTGCAGTCAACAATGACCTCGCAGGCAGGACATACCCCCTCGAGGGAGCCTCTGTGCTCCTGCCCCAGAAGGCGCCCTACACGGCGCCACTCGGCATTCTCGTCTGTGGCGGCTCATCCAACGGGGCTGCCAACGCCTTGGACAACTGCGTATCCATCTACCCCGAAGCCGCAAACCCTGAGTGGGTCATTGAGCGCATGCCATCCTTCCGCGTCATGCCTTGCATGGCATCGCTGCCCGACGGAACCTATTTCATCGGCAACGGCGCCCTGCACGGCGTCGCAGGCTTCGGCCTGGGCGTGGGGCCCAACCTGAACAGCCTGCTCTACGACCCCGAAAAGCCGGTCGGGTCGCGCATCACCGTCGCTGCCAACACGACTATTGCACGCATGTACCACTCGGAGGCCCTCACACTCCTCGACGGGAGAGTATTGATCAGCGGATCCGATCCCGAAGACGGTGTAAACCCTCAGGAATACAGGACCGAGACTTACACGCCGCCTTACCTCCTGAGTGGCAAGCCTCGACCCTCCTTCACCATAGTGAATAAGGACTGGGGCTATGGCGCCAATGTTGCCTTTTCATTGGGAAGTGCCGCGAGGAATGGTGCCATTACTGTTACCCTCTTGGGCGCCGTGTCTTCCACTCATG GCAACTCGATGGGCGCACGCACGTTAATGCCCGCCGTGACATGCACCGGCACTTCGTGTACGGTCCAGGCGCCACCAAACGCCCACGTTTGTCCACCGGGGTGGTATCAGTTCTTCGTGCTGGACGGCGGCATTCCCGCCGTGGGTGTGTATGTCAGGATCGGTGGCGACCCGGCTGGCCTTGGAAACTGGCCTCCGGGTAACACGTTTACCAAGCCCGGTGTCGGCCCTGTCTGA
- a CDS encoding UV excision repair protein Rad23: protein MKVTFKDLKQQKFVIEVEPTDLISAVKQKISEERGWDPKLQKLIYSGKILKDEETVESYKIEEKGFVVCVVNKPKAAPASAAAASSNAPPATPAAAPAATPAAPPAPAQTSSSEPAVPATPTPQRAGEAPGGANFNDPNMLSTGAARDEAIANMEAMGFERTQIDAAMRAAYFNPDRAVEYLLNGIPENLRQATQPPAARAAGQSPAPAGDAAAAAAPSGGGDDDMVNLFDLAAQAGRGGAGSGASRGGSGGNVGNAAAAAAAVAAAAGAGAGGQSLGNLDFLRNNTQFQQLRQVVQQQPQMLEPILQQLGAGNPQLAQLIAQNPEQFLALLGEDADEDAPLPPGAQAIAVTEEERDAIERLCRLGFGREQAIQAYFACDKNEELAANFLFDQPDDDDLPQ from the exons ATGAAGGTCACTTTCAAG GACCTCAAACAGCAAAAGTTCGTCATCGAAGTCGAACCGACCGACCTG ATCTCGGCAGTCAAGCAAAAGATCTCGGAAGAGCGAGGATGGGATCCCAAACTGCAGAAGCTGATCTACTCAG GCAAGATTCTCAAAGACGAGGAGACGGTCGAGTCGTATAAGATTGAAGAGAAGGGATTCGTTGTATGCGTGGTCAACAAG CCGAAAGCTGCACCTGCATCGGCCGCCGCAGCATCTTCCAATGCCCCTCCCGCGACGCCAGCTGCGGCACCGGCAGCCACGCCGGCCGCACCTCCGGCCCCTGCCCAGACGAGCAGCTCGGAGCCAGCGGTGCCCGCCACACCGACTCCGCAAAGAGCCGGAGAAGCTCCAGGTGGTGCCAACTTTAACGACCCCAACATGCTCAGCACCGGCGCCGCGCGTGATGAAGCCATCGCCAACATGGAGGCAATGGGGTTCGAGCGCACCCAGATCGATGCTGCCATGCGCGCTGCCTATTTCAACCCCGACCGAGCTGTTGAGTATCTTTTGAAT GGTATCCCCGAGAACTTGCGTCAAGCAACTCAACCCCCTGCCGCTCGGGCTGCCGGACAATCGCCTGCCCCTGCCGGTGATGCCGCCGCAGCTGCTGCTCCATCAGGCGGAGGCGATGACGACATGGTCAACTTGTTCGATCTCGCAGCACAGGCCGGCCGTGGAGGCGCAGGGAGCGGGGCCAGTCGCGGAGGCAGTGGAGGCAATGTAGGcaatgcggcggcggcagcggcagcggtggcagccGCGGCCGGAGCAGGCGCTGGTGGCCAGTCACTGGGCAACCTAGATTTCCTCAGGAACAACACACAATTCCAGCAGCTccgccaggttgttcagcaGCAACCGCAAATGCTCGAGCCTATCCTGCAACAACTGGGCGCTGGCAACCCCCAGCTTGCGCAACTCATTGCACAGAACCCGGAGCAGTTTCTCGCTCTGCTGGGCGAGGATGCAGATGAGGATGCACCCCTGCCACCTGGCGCCCAAGCAATCGCAGTCACTGAGGAGGAGCGTGATGCTATCGAGAGG CTTTGCCGTTTGGGATTTGGCCGCGAACAGGCTATTCAAGCTTActtcgcatgcgacaagaaCGAGGAGCTTGCCGCCAACTTCCTCTTCGACCAgcccgacgatgacgatcttCCTCAGTAG